A window from Cryptomeria japonica chromosome 1, Sugi_1.0, whole genome shotgun sequence encodes these proteins:
- the LOC131063793 gene encoding uncharacterized protein LOC131063793 isoform X2, translating to MGFGWFSSVGRFLWTICRERFRNNSRNAQEFDVWMESSSSTPRAITEDKLVGCTGPAKSSRASEQQSKQKPVVVQQLLDLQKLTLQSSTQIQNSKLHSQVDDSKSMGPPSSAPTAENFHAHHQHQERQQNDQLQEQRQNCHEQDGPSVSLFSPETQQLKPDANIEHIMEGDTYWRSSPANDTNQLWDPHMQDLGLCDGGDNCDGGDNCDGFNMSDVDLTFENYEDIFGSSQDQSDSLFEDTSAACSNMDRDVSLVESIGHIENTPEVSTAQGGYSIPSHVSGPAGGIHSASGKTVQGVPVPSAVGNIAMNFSARPRHPNLSLSLSAHSGESNAVDYQECGLSPRFPKGEPPPWYPTSPETAFSQARDNAMMRYKEKKKARKFEKQIRYVSRKARADVRKRVKGRFVKAGEAYDYDPLSVARSY from the exons ATGGGGTTTGGATGGTTTTCCTCAGTTGGCCGATTCTTGTGGACAATCTGCCGAGAACGTTTCAG GAATAATTCAAGAAATGCCCAAGAATTTGATGTTTGGATGGAGTCTTCTTCCTCAACACCCAGAGCAATTACCGAAGATAAACTGGTTGGATGTACAGGGCCAGCAAAG TCATCTAGAGCATCCGAACAACAATCAAAACAAAAGCCTGTGGTTGTTCAACAATTGCTTGATTTACAAAAGCTCACACTTCAGAGTTCAACCCAAATTCAGAACTCCAAGTTGCATTCGCAAGTTGATGATTCTAAGTCAATGGGACCCCCTTCATCAGCGCCAACAGCAGAAAATTTTCATGCACATCACCAACATCAAGAGAGGCAGCAGAATGATCAGCTTCAAGAGCAGCGACAAAATTGCCACGAACAGGATGGTCCATCAGTTTCATTGTTTTCGCCAGAAACACAACAGCTGAAGCCTGATGCTAATATCGAACATATCATGGAAGGGGACACTTACTGGCGTTCCAGTCCTGCAAATGATACTAACCAG CTGTGGGATCCACATATGCAAGATCTCGGCCTCTGTGATGGCGGTGATAATTGTGATGGTGGTGATAATTGTGATGGTTTTAATATGTCAGATGTTGATCTCACATTTGAAAACTACGAAGATATTTTTGGCAGTTCACAAGATCAGTCTGATTCGCTGTTTGAGGACACAAGTGCAGCTTGCTCCAACATGGACAGGGATGTTTCTCTTGTTGAGTCGATTGGTCACATTGAAAATACTCCTGAG GTGTCTACAGCACAAGGGGGTTACTCAATTCCATCTCACGTTTCTGGACCAGCAGGAGGTATTCATTCTGCATCTGGTAAAACAGTTCAGGGTGTGCCTGTTCCAAGTGCAGTTGGCAACATTGCTATGAACTTTTCTGCAAGGCCACGACATCCTAATTTGTCACTTTCTCTGTCAGCTCATAGTGGAGAGAGCAATGCTGTTGATTATCAGGAGTGTGGTTTATCGCCAAGGTTTCCGAAGGGTGAGCCTCCACCATGGTATCCTACCAGCCCTGAGACTGCATTTTCTCAAGCTAGAGACAATGCTATGATGCGttacaaggagaagaaaaaggcacgCAA GTTTGAAAAGCAGATACGCTATGTTTCTCGCAAAGCTAGGGCAGATGTAAGAAAGCGTGTAAAAGGTCGTTTTGTTAAAGCTGGAGAAGCATATGATTATGATCCATTATCAGTGGCAAGGAGTTATTGA
- the LOC131063793 gene encoding zinc finger protein CONSTANS-LIKE 9 isoform X1, whose protein sequence is MECFCDFCGEVRPTIYCKSDTARLCLSCDRHVHSANALSRRHLRYLLCDRCNSQQAMVRCPTESLSLCQNCDWNAHGSSGEASEHNRHAITGYIGCPSAAELSRLWGLDGFPQLADSCGQSAENVSGMSTVSEIDANSCRGTSKIDNSLDVVTVRRNNSRNAQEFDVWMESSSSTPRAITEDKLVGCTGPAKSSRASEQQSKQKPVVVQQLLDLQKLTLQSSTQIQNSKLHSQVDDSKSMGPPSSAPTAENFHAHHQHQERQQNDQLQEQRQNCHEQDGPSVSLFSPETQQLKPDANIEHIMEGDTYWRSSPANDTNQLWDPHMQDLGLCDGGDNCDGGDNCDGFNMSDVDLTFENYEDIFGSSQDQSDSLFEDTSAACSNMDRDVSLVESIGHIENTPEVSTAQGGYSIPSHVSGPAGGIHSASGKTVQGVPVPSAVGNIAMNFSARPRHPNLSLSLSAHSGESNAVDYQECGLSPRFPKGEPPPWYPTSPETAFSQARDNAMMRYKEKKKARKFEKQIRYVSRKARADVRKRVKGRFVKAGEAYDYDPLSVARSY, encoded by the exons ATGGAATGCTTCTGTGACTTTTGTGGGGAAGTAAGGCCAACAATATACTGTAAATCGGATACGGCTCGACTTTGTCTGTCATGTGACCGGCATGTTCACAGTGCAAATGCGCTCTCCCGCAGACATCTTCGGTATCTTCTCTGTGATCGGTGTAATTCCCAGCAGGCCATGGTTCGATGCCCTACAGAAAGCTTATCTCTGTGTCAAAATTGTGATTGGAACGCTCATGGAAGCTCGGGGGAAGCATCAGAACATAATAGGCATGCTATCACTGGCTACATCGGGTGCCCTTCTGCAGCAGAACTCTCAAGGTTATGGGGTTTGGATGGTTTTCCTCAGTTGGCCGATTCTTGTGGACAATCTGCCGAGAACGTTTCAGGTATGTCTACTGTTAGTGAGATTGATGCTAATAGCTGCCGGGGTACGTCAAAAATTGACAACTCTCTGGATGTGGTGACTGTTCGAAGGAATAATTCAAGAAATGCCCAAGAATTTGATGTTTGGATGGAGTCTTCTTCCTCAACACCCAGAGCAATTACCGAAGATAAACTGGTTGGATGTACAGGGCCAGCAAAG TCATCTAGAGCATCCGAACAACAATCAAAACAAAAGCCTGTGGTTGTTCAACAATTGCTTGATTTACAAAAGCTCACACTTCAGAGTTCAACCCAAATTCAGAACTCCAAGTTGCATTCGCAAGTTGATGATTCTAAGTCAATGGGACCCCCTTCATCAGCGCCAACAGCAGAAAATTTTCATGCACATCACCAACATCAAGAGAGGCAGCAGAATGATCAGCTTCAAGAGCAGCGACAAAATTGCCACGAACAGGATGGTCCATCAGTTTCATTGTTTTCGCCAGAAACACAACAGCTGAAGCCTGATGCTAATATCGAACATATCATGGAAGGGGACACTTACTGGCGTTCCAGTCCTGCAAATGATACTAACCAG CTGTGGGATCCACATATGCAAGATCTCGGCCTCTGTGATGGCGGTGATAATTGTGATGGTGGTGATAATTGTGATGGTTTTAATATGTCAGATGTTGATCTCACATTTGAAAACTACGAAGATATTTTTGGCAGTTCACAAGATCAGTCTGATTCGCTGTTTGAGGACACAAGTGCAGCTTGCTCCAACATGGACAGGGATGTTTCTCTTGTTGAGTCGATTGGTCACATTGAAAATACTCCTGAG GTGTCTACAGCACAAGGGGGTTACTCAATTCCATCTCACGTTTCTGGACCAGCAGGAGGTATTCATTCTGCATCTGGTAAAACAGTTCAGGGTGTGCCTGTTCCAAGTGCAGTTGGCAACATTGCTATGAACTTTTCTGCAAGGCCACGACATCCTAATTTGTCACTTTCTCTGTCAGCTCATAGTGGAGAGAGCAATGCTGTTGATTATCAGGAGTGTGGTTTATCGCCAAGGTTTCCGAAGGGTGAGCCTCCACCATGGTATCCTACCAGCCCTGAGACTGCATTTTCTCAAGCTAGAGACAATGCTATGATGCGttacaaggagaagaaaaaggcacgCAA GTTTGAAAAGCAGATACGCTATGTTTCTCGCAAAGCTAGGGCAGATGTAAGAAAGCGTGTAAAAGGTCGTTTTGTTAAAGCTGGAGAAGCATATGATTATGATCCATTATCAGTGGCAAGGAGTTATTGA